Proteins encoded in a region of the Actinomycetota bacterium genome:
- a CDS encoding response regulator transcription factor, producing MGAHILVVDDDPLLAAALRRPLAYEGFEVEVAASGEEALTRALDHAPDLVILDVLLPGIDGLEVCRRLRQAGEVAVLMLTARSEVPERVAGFEAGADDYLVKPFAFEELLVRVKALLRRGRNGAGTAELRFGDLRMDRSTHEVWRGERTISLTRQEFDLLSLFLEHPRQVLTRSTILERVWDYDFGRDSNVLEVYVGYLRRKLEAEGEQRVIHTVRGVGYVLREDPEGGR from the coding sequence ATGGGCGCACACATCCTGGTCGTCGACGACGATCCCCTCCTGGCCGCGGCCCTTCGCCGACCGCTGGCCTACGAGGGGTTCGAGGTCGAGGTGGCCGCCTCCGGTGAGGAGGCCCTCACCCGCGCCCTCGACCACGCACCCGACCTGGTCATCCTGGACGTGCTGCTGCCCGGCATCGACGGCCTGGAGGTGTGCCGGCGGCTGCGCCAGGCCGGTGAGGTGGCCGTGCTCATGCTGACCGCCCGCTCCGAGGTGCCCGAGCGGGTGGCCGGGTTCGAGGCCGGCGCCGACGACTACCTGGTCAAGCCGTTCGCCTTCGAGGAGCTGCTGGTCCGGGTCAAGGCCCTGCTGCGGCGGGGCCGCAACGGCGCCGGCACGGCCGAGCTGCGCTTCGGCGACCTGCGCATGGACCGCTCCACCCACGAGGTCTGGCGGGGCGAGCGGACCATCTCGCTGACCCGCCAGGAGTTCGACCTGCTGTCCCTGTTCCTGGAGCACCCGCGCCAGGTCCTGACCCGCTCGACCATCCTGGAGCGGGTATGGGACTACGACTTCGGCCGCGACTCCAACGTGCTGGAGGTCTACGTCGGCTACCTGCGCCGCAAGCTCGAGGCCGAGGGCGAGCAGCGGGTCATCCACACCGTCCGCGGGGTCGGCTACGTCCTCCGCGAGGACCCGGAGGGCGGCCGGTGA